A section of the Pseudomonas sp. FP453 genome encodes:
- a CDS encoding energy transducer TonB, giving the protein MGNVQTAASAPEAQWRQAPSGELVDLGRPHRAPLGQLRTQQTPKRFSSRREGILLGLLVLALHAAVIYWVAQKPTPVLPIVPPEIPPMTIEFSQPAPPVVEPPPPVPPPPPPPPVVEPPPPVVDELAAKPAPPKPIPKPKPKPVPKPEPKPAPKPVEQPPAPPTPAPPAPPAPPAPAPVTPASANAAYLKNPAPEYPSLAQRRGWEGTVLLRVQVLASGKPGEIQIQKSSGRQQLDDAALAAVKRWSFVPAKQGDVAQNGWVSVPIDFKIH; this is encoded by the coding sequence ATGGGCAATGTCCAGACCGCCGCCAGTGCACCAGAGGCGCAATGGCGCCAGGCACCGAGTGGTGAGTTGGTCGACCTTGGGCGGCCGCACCGCGCGCCGTTGGGGCAACTGCGCACGCAGCAAACCCCCAAGCGTTTCTCCAGCCGGCGCGAAGGGATTCTGCTGGGCCTGCTGGTGCTGGCCCTGCACGCTGCGGTGATCTACTGGGTGGCGCAGAAGCCCACGCCGGTGCTGCCGATCGTGCCGCCGGAAATTCCGCCGATGACCATCGAATTTTCCCAGCCGGCGCCGCCGGTGGTGGAACCGCCACCGCCCGTGCCGCCGCCACCACCGCCGCCGCCTGTGGTCGAGCCACCGCCACCGGTGGTGGATGAATTGGCCGCCAAGCCGGCGCCGCCAAAACCGATTCCAAAACCCAAGCCAAAGCCCGTGCCGAAGCCTGAGCCCAAGCCCGCCCCGAAACCGGTCGAGCAACCGCCTGCGCCACCGACACCCGCACCGCCTGCGCCGCCCGCTCCACCGGCGCCGGCCCCGGTCACACCGGCTTCGGCCAACGCCGCGTACCTGAAGAACCCGGCGCCCGAGTACCCGTCACTGGCCCAGCGCCGGGGCTGGGAAGGCACTGTGTTGTTGCGGGTACAGGTGCTGGCCAGCGGCAAGCCGGGCGAGATCCAGATCCAGAAAAGCAGCGGTCGCCAGCAACTCGACGACGCCGCACTGGCCGCGGTGAAGCGCTGGAGCTTCGTGCCGGCCAAGCAGGGCGACGTGGCGCAGAACGGCTGGGTCAGCGTCCCGATCGATTTCAAGATTCACTAA
- a CDS encoding fatty acid desaturase, with protein sequence MDGTSASPQQMNAQQRSAHIREVVLAEGVRLRQQHPWLLHQDALGAGILAFALLGMVGSAALYIEGHMAWWACLLINAFLASLTHELEHDLIHSMYFRKQRIPHHLMMGLVWLARPSTINPWIRRHLHLNHHKVSGTETDMEERAITNGEPWGFARLLMVGDNVMSAFIRLLRAKTWKHKLSILKRSLLVYAPLALLHWGAWYVFLGFHAANGIASLLGAPIEWSATTLQVMQVIDIAAVVIIGPNVLRTFCLHFVSSNMHYYGDVELGNVIQQTQVLNPWWMWPLQAFCFNFGSTHGIHHFVVKEPFYIRQMTAKVAHKVMAQMGVRFNDFGTFARANRLGFPPPATSRSTPSPQATSAPQRG encoded by the coding sequence ATGGACGGTACTTCTGCAAGTCCCCAGCAGATGAACGCGCAACAGCGTTCGGCGCATATCCGTGAAGTGGTGCTGGCCGAAGGCGTGCGCTTGCGCCAGCAGCATCCGTGGCTGCTGCATCAGGACGCGCTCGGCGCGGGCATCCTGGCGTTTGCGTTGCTCGGCATGGTTGGCTCGGCAGCGCTCTACATCGAGGGTCATATGGCCTGGTGGGCGTGCCTGTTGATCAACGCGTTCCTGGCTTCACTGACCCACGAGCTGGAACACGACCTGATCCACAGCATGTACTTTCGCAAGCAGCGCATCCCCCACCACCTGATGATGGGCTTGGTGTGGCTGGCGCGGCCGAGCACGATCAACCCGTGGATTCGCCGCCACCTGCACCTCAACCATCACAAGGTCTCCGGCACCGAGACGGACATGGAAGAACGCGCCATCACCAACGGCGAGCCCTGGGGGTTTGCGCGGCTGTTGATGGTGGGCGACAACGTCATGTCGGCGTTTATCCGCCTGCTGCGGGCCAAGACCTGGAAGCACAAGCTCAGCATCCTCAAGCGCTCGCTGCTGGTGTATGCGCCGCTGGCGCTGCTGCATTGGGGCGCGTGGTATGTGTTCCTCGGCTTCCACGCGGCCAATGGCATCGCCAGCCTGCTGGGCGCGCCCATCGAGTGGTCAGCCACGACCTTGCAGGTGATGCAGGTGATCGATATCGCCGCCGTGGTGATCATCGGCCCCAACGTGCTGCGCACCTTTTGCCTGCACTTTGTCAGCTCCAACATGCACTACTACGGCGATGTGGAACTGGGCAACGTGATCCAGCAGACCCAGGTGTTGAACCCGTGGTGGATGTGGCCGTTGCAGGCGTTCTGCTTCAACTTTGGCAGCACCCATGGCATCCACCATTTTGTGGTGAAGGAGCCGTTCTACATCCGCCAGATGACCGCCAAGGTGGCGCACAAGGTGATGGCGCAGATGGGCGTGCGCTTCAATGATTTCGGGACGTTTGCGCGGGCCAATCGGCTTGGTTTTCCACCGCCAGCAACGTCTCGATCAACGCCTTCGCCGCAGGCGACAAGCGCGCCCCAGCGCGGCTGA
- a CDS encoding MotA/TolQ/ExbB proton channel family protein, whose translation MMALASPLESIESAVIWLLVVFSVATWGLALLKGVQFGRLKAQDRKFHKQFWAASSLDSAAELAETQPGAAARVAQAGYAAIQVGDTPHAADLSQAINHQDRLERALRQQIVRERRSLETGLAVVASIGSTSPFIGLFGTVWGIMEALKGISAAGSASLETVAGPIGAALVATGVGIAVAVPAVLVYNYFLRRLKLTAADLDDFAHDFYSLAQKNSFRVLLHPALNKTAAGTPQKVKEAS comes from the coding sequence ATCATGGCATTAGCATCTCCACTTGAATCCATCGAAAGCGCGGTGATCTGGCTGCTGGTGGTCTTTTCGGTCGCGACCTGGGGCCTGGCGCTGTTGAAGGGCGTGCAGTTCGGGCGGCTCAAGGCGCAGGATCGCAAGTTCCACAAACAGTTCTGGGCGGCGTCGAGCCTCGACTCGGCTGCCGAGCTGGCGGAAACCCAACCCGGCGCCGCTGCTCGTGTGGCCCAGGCGGGTTACGCGGCAATCCAGGTCGGTGACACCCCGCACGCGGCGGATCTGAGCCAGGCCATCAACCACCAGGACCGCCTCGAACGTGCCCTGCGCCAGCAGATCGTGCGTGAGCGTCGCTCTCTGGAAACCGGCCTGGCCGTGGTCGCCAGTATCGGCAGCACCTCGCCGTTCATCGGTCTGTTCGGCACCGTGTGGGGCATCATGGAAGCGCTCAAAGGCATCAGCGCCGCCGGTTCCGCCAGCCTCGAAACCGTGGCCGGGCCGATTGGTGCCGCGCTGGTGGCAACGGGCGTTGGTATTGCCGTCGCCGTGCCAGCGGTGCTGGTCTACAACTACTTCCTGCGTCGCCTCAAGCTGACCGCCGCCGACCTCGACGACTTCGCCCACGACTTCTACAGCCTCGCGCAGAAAAATTCGTTCCGCGTGCTGCTGCACCCGGCGCTGAACAAAACGGCGGCCGGCACCCCGCAAAAAGTGAAGGAGGCGTCCTGA
- a CDS encoding biopolymer transporter ExbD has protein sequence MAFSTQDSDEVLSEINVTPLVDVMLVLLVVFIVTAPLLTNAIPINLPKTEAVAPVEQKDPLVVSIDGAGKVFINKDEIQPNLLEFNLQAAKAKDPDVRVQLQADDGVNYGEVARAMASIERAGITKLSVITAR, from the coding sequence ATGGCCTTCTCCACGCAAGACAGCGATGAGGTGCTGAGCGAGATCAACGTCACGCCGCTGGTAGACGTGATGCTGGTGCTGCTGGTGGTGTTTATCGTCACCGCGCCGCTGCTGACCAACGCGATCCCGATCAACCTGCCCAAGACCGAGGCCGTTGCCCCGGTGGAGCAGAAGGACCCGCTGGTGGTGAGCATCGACGGTGCCGGCAAAGTGTTTATCAACAAGGATGAAATCCAGCCGAACCTGCTGGAGTTCAACCTGCAGGCGGCCAAGGCCAAGGATCCCGATGTGCGGGTGCAACTGCAGGCCGATGACGGCGTGAATTATGGCGAAGTGGCGCGAGCCATGGCGTCTATCGAACGCGCGGGGATTACCAAGTTGTCGGTGATTACCGCTCGTTAA
- a CDS encoding AraC family transcriptional regulator, translated as MPEPTSLASWTRALRKQLDALGLDSAALCAQAGLDPQQMDDPNARYPLSATTRLWELAVQASGDPAIGLRVSRFVSPTTFHALGYALVASGSLREVFERIVRYHQVVSDALTLTLDGDGERYRFRMLQPAGSPAPAFEAIDAFAAIYVRTCRNRLGRDYAPLAVYLRRPEPVDPQPWHTVFRAPVFFGAEEDRLEFAAQDFDSHLDDANPELAEHNETVLKRTLAQLQPLTWERKVRRVIEAQLPDGEPSAERVAQALHLSLRSLQRHLADEGCRFDALLNECRENLALLHLRDPQCSLAEISHLLGFADTSSFSRAFKRWTGVTPGQFREGLR; from the coding sequence ATGCCCGAACCCACCTCCCTCGCCAGCTGGACCCGCGCCCTGCGCAAGCAGCTCGACGCCCTCGGCCTCGACAGCGCCGCGCTGTGCGCGCAAGCCGGGCTCGACCCGCAGCAGATGGACGACCCGAATGCGCGCTACCCGCTGTCGGCCACCACGCGGCTGTGGGAACTGGCGGTGCAGGCCAGCGGCGACCCGGCGATTGGCTTGCGGGTGTCGCGGTTTGTCAGCCCCACCACCTTTCATGCGCTGGGTTATGCGCTGGTGGCCAGCGGCAGCCTGCGGGAGGTGTTCGAGCGCATCGTGCGTTATCACCAGGTGGTCAGTGATGCACTGACCCTGACCTTGGACGGTGATGGAGAACGCTATCGCTTTCGCATGCTGCAACCTGCCGGCAGCCCGGCGCCGGCGTTCGAAGCCATCGATGCCTTTGCGGCGATTTATGTGCGTACATGCCGCAATCGCCTGGGCCGGGACTACGCCCCCTTAGCCGTGTATTTGCGGCGCCCCGAGCCGGTCGATCCCCAGCCCTGGCACACGGTGTTTCGCGCGCCGGTGTTTTTTGGCGCCGAGGAAGACCGCCTGGAATTCGCCGCCCAGGACTTCGACAGCCACCTCGACGACGCCAACCCCGAGCTGGCCGAGCACAATGAAACCGTGCTCAAACGCACCCTCGCCCAACTGCAACCACTGACCTGGGAGCGCAAGGTGCGCCGGGTGATCGAAGCGCAATTGCCCGATGGCGAGCCGAGCGCGGAACGGGTCGCCCAGGCGTTGCACTTGAGCTTGCGCAGCTTGCAGCGGCATCTGGCGGATGAAGGTTGCCGGTTTGATGCGTTGCTCAATGAGTGCCGGGAGAATTTGGCGTTGCTGCACTTGCGCGATCCGCAGTGTTCATTGGCGGAGATCAGTCATTTGTTGGGGTTTGCTGATACCAGCAGTTTTAGCCGGGCGTTCAAGCGGTGGACGGGGGTGACGCCGGGGCAGTTTCGGGAGGGGTTGCGGTAG
- a CDS encoding alpha/beta hydrolase: MHSESIRYLIVPGWQGSPEDHWQTHWQNSLPNSARVEQADWLTPRREDWVAALAEAIAADSTPVILIAHSLGCITVAHWAATAPVQYLRQVRGALLVAPADVERPACSPALRNFAPIPTDLLPFPSQVVSSDNDSAVSAPRALELARQWGAEAGILSGAGHINVKSGHQRWEQGFAYLYRLQNRLEHHARRSA; this comes from the coding sequence ATGCACAGCGAGTCGATTCGTTATCTGATCGTGCCGGGCTGGCAAGGATCGCCAGAAGATCATTGGCAAACTCATTGGCAGAACAGCCTGCCCAACAGCGCCCGCGTGGAGCAGGCCGACTGGCTGACGCCGCGCCGCGAAGACTGGGTGGCCGCGCTGGCCGAGGCCATTGCTGCCGACAGCACGCCGGTGATCCTGATCGCCCATAGCCTGGGTTGCATCACCGTGGCCCATTGGGCGGCGACGGCGCCCGTGCAGTACTTGCGACAGGTGCGTGGCGCCTTGCTGGTGGCGCCAGCCGATGTCGAACGGCCTGCCTGCTCGCCGGCCCTGCGCAATTTCGCGCCGATTCCTACCGACCTGCTGCCGTTTCCCAGCCAGGTGGTCAGCTCCGACAACGACAGTGCCGTCAGCGCCCCACGGGCCCTGGAGCTGGCGCGTCAGTGGGGCGCCGAAGCAGGCATCCTCTCGGGCGCGGGGCATATCAACGTGAAGTCCGGCCATCAGCGCTGGGAGCAGGGTTTTGCCTACCTCTATCGCCTGCAAAACCGCCTTGAGCACCACGCCCGCCGTAGTGCCTGA
- a CDS encoding CynX/NimT family MFS transporter translates to MTLNKSLAGWGLLIVLGLNLRPILSSISPLLGEIRLATGLSFQSSALLTSLPVICMGLVALVGVRVEAQLGERRGIALGLMMILLACLARWLMGQGAALLVTALLGGAGVALIQALVPAMIKREFQHRVPVAMGVYSASLMAGGGLAALLSPLVATQFGDWQAGLGVWLLPALGALLLWAWLPLGAAKSVKEIPAFKGLRNRRAWLLALYFGLVNCGYMSLVAWLPAFYQQLGWGVLPSGSLLAFMTIFQVLAALLMPVLAQRGIDRRPLLGISLLAQTVGYLGLSMAPLQFPHLWVALCGFGLGACFALSLLLTLDHHRDPRQAGQLAAFVQGVGFLINAVSPWMTGWLRELNGNFISAWVVLAVTAVAMLVVTRVFSPATYRTAPAL, encoded by the coding sequence ATGACCCTCAATAAATCCCTCGCCGGCTGGGGCCTGCTGATTGTGCTGGGCCTCAACCTGCGACCGATCCTCAGTTCCATCAGCCCGTTGCTCGGCGAGATTCGCCTGGCCACCGGCCTGAGTTTCCAGAGCAGCGCCCTGCTCACCAGCCTGCCGGTGATTTGCATGGGCCTGGTGGCGTTGGTCGGCGTGCGTGTCGAGGCGCAGCTGGGTGAGCGGCGCGGCATCGCCTTGGGCCTGATGATGATCCTGCTGGCGTGCCTCGCCCGCTGGCTGATGGGCCAGGGCGCGGCGCTGCTGGTCACGGCGTTGCTGGGCGGTGCCGGCGTGGCGCTGATCCAGGCGCTGGTGCCGGCGATGATCAAGCGCGAATTCCAGCACCGCGTGCCGGTGGCGATGGGCGTGTACTCGGCCTCGCTGATGGCCGGCGGCGGGCTCGCGGCGCTGCTCAGCCCGCTGGTGGCTACGCAGTTCGGCGATTGGCAGGCGGGCCTGGGCGTGTGGCTGTTGCCGGCGCTGGGCGCGTTGTTGCTGTGGGCCTGGTTGCCTCTGGGCGCGGCAAAGAGCGTCAAGGAGATCCCGGCGTTCAAGGGCCTGCGCAATCGTCGTGCGTGGTTGCTGGCGCTGTATTTCGGTTTGGTGAACTGCGGCTATATGAGCCTGGTGGCGTGGCTACCGGCGTTCTATCAGCAGCTGGGCTGGGGCGTGTTGCCCAGCGGCTCGTTGCTGGCGTTCATGACCATCTTCCAGGTGCTCGCCGCCCTGCTGATGCCGGTGCTGGCACAACGCGGCATCGACCGGCGGCCGTTGCTTGGCATCAGCCTGTTGGCGCAGACCGTGGGTTATCTGGGCCTGAGCATGGCGCCGCTGCAATTTCCCCACCTGTGGGTCGCGTTGTGTGGCTTTGGCCTCGGCGCGTGTTTTGCCCTGAGCCTGCTGCTGACCCTCGACCACCACCGCGACCCGCGCCAGGCCGGGCAACTGGCGGCCTTTGTGCAAGGCGTGGGCTTTTTGATCAATGCCGTGTCGCCGTGGATGACCGGCTGGCTGCGCGAGCTCAACGGCAACTTCATCAGCGCCTGGGTGGTGCTGGCCGTCACCGCCGTGGCGATGCTGGTGGTCACGCGGGTGTTCAGCCCGGCGACCTACCGCACGGCGCCCGCTCTATAG
- a CDS encoding LysR family transcriptional regulator, whose translation MDLRQLRYFIALNEHRSFVRAADAMGITQPAFSRSIQGLEQEFGCVLVDRAHKELRPTPEGQVVLQHALSLVQGAALLSHEVTRMTKLDAGEVRLGCDVVAAVNLLPEALARFVSAYPKVRSALQVDNWERLGRSLSREEIEFFIADVRHFEADPNFQTQALTPRRSVFFCRAGHPLLAKDSLSTNDLFGYPLATPLIAPGIRKLLANLSGRIDFAPAIELEQFAALASIVRQSDAIGLGAEEAFVDDFASGALQVLHWRNLPHALDSLSNRCGIISRAGARLSPAAKALIETLLAVENQADWPAQTSRNH comes from the coding sequence ATGGATCTTCGCCAACTGCGCTATTTCATCGCGCTCAACGAGCACCGCAGTTTCGTGCGCGCCGCCGACGCCATGGGCATCACGCAACCGGCGTTCAGCCGCAGCATCCAGGGCCTGGAGCAAGAATTCGGCTGCGTGCTGGTGGACCGCGCCCACAAAGAGCTGCGCCCCACCCCGGAAGGCCAGGTGGTGCTGCAACATGCCCTGAGCCTGGTGCAAGGCGCGGCATTGCTCAGCCACGAAGTCACGCGCATGACCAAACTCGACGCCGGCGAAGTGCGTTTGGGCTGCGACGTGGTGGCGGCGGTCAACCTGCTGCCCGAGGCCCTGGCGCGGTTTGTCAGCGCCTACCCGAAGGTGCGCAGTGCCTTGCAGGTGGATAACTGGGAGCGGCTCGGGCGCAGCCTGAGTCGCGAAGAGATCGAATTTTTTATCGCCGATGTACGTCACTTCGAAGCCGACCCGAACTTCCAGACCCAGGCCCTCACGCCCCGGCGCAGCGTGTTTTTCTGCCGTGCCGGGCACCCGCTATTGGCCAAGGACAGCCTGTCCACCAACGACCTGTTCGGCTACCCGCTGGCCACGCCGCTGATCGCGCCGGGCATTCGCAAGCTGTTGGCCAACCTCAGTGGGCGCATCGACTTTGCCCCCGCCATCGAGCTGGAACAGTTCGCCGCGTTGGCGAGCATCGTGCGCCAGTCCGATGCGATTGGCCTGGGCGCCGAAGAAGCCTTCGTCGATGACTTCGCCAGTGGCGCGTTGCAGGTGCTGCACTGGCGCAACCTGCCCCACGCCCTCGACAGCTTGAGCAACCGCTGCGGGATAATCAGCCGCGCTGGGGCGCGCTTGTCGCCTGCGGCGAAGGCGTTGATCGAGACGTTGCTGGCGGTGGAAAACCAAGCCGATTGGCCCGCGCAAACGTCCCGAAATCATTGA
- a CDS encoding LysR family transcriptional regulator, translated as MFDPVLLRSFVAVVECGNFTRAAERLHLTQSTVSQQIRRLEDVAGCQLLDRDQRHVVATAEGERLLAYARRILALHEEAADVLINQQSDGVLRLGVPEDFAAERLMPLLSAFVLAYPRVRLEVTSGLGPELQRQYRSGEFDVLLVKQMGDSDDCLASWPEPLCWVDSRSTPSLGRDPLPLVAFPVGGLYRNEMLQHLEVGGWRWRIGYSSASLASVCSAVAAGLGISLLPRRVVQAGHRILGDDSGLPAVQGVRLALYARSGLGAAGQCLQSELFDLCANNPH; from the coding sequence ATGTTCGATCCCGTGTTGTTACGCAGCTTTGTCGCCGTGGTGGAGTGCGGCAACTTCACCCGCGCCGCCGAGCGCCTGCACTTGACCCAATCCACCGTGAGCCAGCAGATCCGCCGCCTGGAAGACGTCGCCGGCTGCCAGTTGCTCGACCGCGACCAGCGCCATGTGGTCGCCACCGCCGAGGGTGAACGCCTGCTGGCCTACGCGCGGCGCATCCTCGCGCTGCATGAAGAGGCTGCCGACGTGTTGATCAACCAGCAAAGCGACGGCGTGTTGCGCCTCGGTGTGCCGGAGGATTTTGCCGCCGAGCGCCTGATGCCCTTGCTGTCGGCGTTTGTGCTGGCGTATCCCCGGGTGCGCCTGGAAGTCACCAGCGGCCTTGGCCCGGAGTTGCAGCGCCAGTACCGCAGCGGTGAATTCGATGTGTTGCTGGTCAAGCAGATGGGCGACAGCGACGACTGCCTGGCGTCCTGGCCGGAACCGCTGTGCTGGGTCGACAGCCGCAGCACGCCGTCCCTGGGGCGTGATCCGCTGCCATTGGTGGCGTTTCCAGTGGGTGGGCTGTACCGCAATGAAATGCTGCAACACCTGGAAGTGGGCGGCTGGCGCTGGCGCATCGGCTATTCCAGCGCGAGCCTGGCCAGTGTGTGCTCGGCGGTGGCGGCGGGGTTGGGGATCAGCTTGTTGCCGCGTCGTGTGGTGCAGGCCGGGCACCGGATCCTTGGCGACGACAGCGGTTTGCCGGCGGTGCAGGGCGTGCGCCTGGCGCTGTATGCACGCAGCGGCTTGGGCGCGGCGGGGCAGTGTTTGCAGAGCGAGTTGTTCGATTTATGCGCAAACAACCCCCATTGA